The genomic interval GGGCGCTGTCGGGCCGCGGCGTGCGATCGGCACACTGGCCTCAGTATGGACTGGCGACCGGGCGCACGATCACTTCGCTGACATCGACATCCGCCGGCTGTTCCATCGCATAGGCGATCGCGCGTGCGACCGCCTCGGGCGCGATCGTGATCCGACGAAAATCGCGCATGCCCTCGGCCGCGCCCGCATGGGTGATCGTGTCGGCGAGCTCCGAAGTCGTGGTGCCCGGGCTGACCACGGTCACGCGCAGGCGGTCGGTTTCTTGGCGCAGGCCTTCCGACAACGCCCACACCGCGTACTTGGTCGCACAGTAGACCGCCGATGTGGGAAACACGCGGTGCGCGCCGATCGAGGCGACATTGACCACGTGCCCGAAGCCCTGCCGCTCCATCGTCGGCAACACCGCGGCGATGCCGTGCAGGACGCCGCGCAGGTTCACATCGATCATCTGATTCCATTCGTCGCGTTTGAGCGCCGACAGCGGCGAGAGCGGCATCACACCGGCGTTGTTGACGATGGCGTCGATGCGGCCGTGTGCGGCGAGCGCATGGTCGGCGAAGGCC from Luteimonas sp. S4-F44 carries:
- a CDS encoding SDR family oxidoreductase; its protein translation is MQTLTDRIILITGASSGIGAATARELAARGATVVLGARRTERLDALVAEIVAAGGCAQARALDVVSPDDMQAFADHALAAHGRIDAIVNNAGVMPLSPLSALKRDEWNQMIDVNLRGVLHGIAAVLPTMERQGFGHVVNVASIGAHRVFPTSAVYCATKYAVWALSEGLRQETDRLRVTVVSPGTTTSELADTITHAGAAEGMRDFRRITIAPEAVARAIAYAMEQPADVDVSEVIVRPVASPY